The window GAGGGTTAAGGTGATTAGTAGGAGCAGGGTTAATGCTGAGGCCTTCGCATCCTACATTAGGTCCAGTGGCGTGGATGCCGTGGTTGTTGATGATTATGAGGAGGTGTGTAAGGTTGATGTTTTAGTGACTGCGACAAACTCTAGGGAACCATTCATAAAGGGTGAGTACCTAATGGAGGGTGTTCACGTGAATGCGATTGGAAGCAATTGGAGGAATAGGGCTGAATTAACCCCTGACGCTGTTAATAGGGCTGAGTTAATTGCAGTTGATGACCTAGAGCAGGCTAGGGATGAGGCAGGGGACTTAATAATGGCTGGTGAAGCAATATGGAGCAGGGTAGTTAACCTATCAAGTATTGTTGCAGGGAGAGTTAAAGGCAGGGTAAGTTCACGGTCTATAACAATCTTCAAGTCCCTTGGCATATCAATCGAAGATATTGTCACAGCAAAGCTAATATACGATAAAGCAGTAAAGGAGGGAATCGGTGTTGAACTAGAGTTCAGCGGCATGTTTAACATAGGACAATAGTGAAATCAGTCTCCGCCTAATTTTAACCTAATTAAAGCCCTATAGTACTTTCTGATTTAACTTAAGTAAATAATTATACCACTAAAGGAGTATAAAAGCTTAAAAATGGGGAATCACTCATAATGAACTTGCCGGGGTGGCCGAGCCTGGTCCAAGGCGCGGGACTCGAGATCCCGTCCCCGCAAGGGGGCCCGGGTTCAAATCCCGGCCCCGGCGCCAATCATTTGATCTAATAATTGAATGGGAAGATGGTTTAAGCAGTCATTTAATCTTAATCGCGATTTAACGCTATTGCGATACTTTAGAAATTAGTATTATTAAGTCACTGAGAATTAGACACTCATGAGGCATTCCACTAGGCCCCGGAGACTTAAGGTTGGCTC is drawn from Caldivirga sp. and contains these coding sequences:
- a CDS encoding ornithine cyclodeaminase family protein, whose protein sequence is MTLYIRESEVNRLLTYGEVIKAVEDGFRLLGTGEAINIPRRRVVLPNAVLHVLQSGVLGGYNVAGLKAYMSTRQGTRFIVLLFSVSTGELLAIIEADRLGQVRTGAASVVASRYMANSMSELGIVGSGKQARAQFEAFNSTGALRRVKVISRSRVNAEAFASYIRSSGVDAVVVDDYEEVCKVDVLVTATNSREPFIKGEYLMEGVHVNAIGSNWRNRAELTPDAVNRAELIAVDDLEQARDEAGDLIMAGEAIWSRVVNLSSIVAGRVKGRVSSRSITIFKSLGISIEDIVTAKLIYDKAVKEGIGVELEFSGMFNIGQ